The Paenibacillus tianjinensis genome has a window encoding:
- a CDS encoding xylulokinase, which produces MDQDIKQAILKGETSLGIEFGSTRIKAVLIDHRFETIASGSYEWENLLADGYWTYNLESIISGLQEAYSGMKQEVERKYGITIRTVGSIGFSAMMHGYMAFDSKGELLVPFRTWRNATTGAAAKELTELFKFNIPERWSIAHLYQAILNEEEHVSRIDFITTLAGYIHWLLTGNKAIGIGDASGMLPIDEATHDFNETMVNQFDELVAAKGYPWKLKDILPEVNLSGQQAGVLTAAGAKILDKSENLQPGIPLCPPEGDAGTGMVATNSVRKRTGNVSVGTSVFAMLVLEQELSAVYPEIDMVTTPNGNPVGMVHANNCSSDINAWLGLFREFYEAMGQKADVNHLYGVMFNKALEADPDGGGLLSYGYFSGENITGIEKGRPLFVRSPESRFNLANFMRTHLFTAFGALKIGMDILTKRENVAIDSILAHGGLFKTPIVGQKIVAAALNVPVSVMSTAGEGGAWGMAILASYMSNKEQQESLEDFLDQKVFKDAEGQEIYPDGSDVKGFETFMERYTQGLAIEQAAVDNLVENWRG; this is translated from the coding sequence ATGGATCAAGACATTAAACAAGCGATACTCAAGGGAGAAACCTCACTGGGTATCGAATTTGGATCCACACGTATCAAGGCAGTGCTGATTGATCATCGTTTTGAGACAATCGCATCTGGTAGTTATGAGTGGGAGAACCTCCTGGCAGACGGATATTGGACGTACAACTTAGAGAGTATTATCTCAGGTCTGCAAGAGGCATACAGTGGAATGAAGCAAGAGGTTGAACGGAAATATGGAATCACGATCCGGACAGTGGGTTCGATTGGATTCTCTGCAATGATGCACGGCTATATGGCTTTTGACAGCAAGGGTGAGCTGCTTGTTCCGTTCCGGACCTGGCGTAATGCGACTACGGGTGCTGCAGCAAAAGAGTTAACTGAACTATTTAAATTTAACATTCCTGAGCGGTGGAGTATTGCCCACCTGTATCAAGCGATATTGAACGAAGAAGAGCATGTATCTCGTATTGACTTCATTACAACGCTGGCCGGCTATATTCACTGGCTGCTGACCGGCAATAAGGCCATTGGTATCGGTGATGCTTCCGGTATGCTGCCGATTGATGAAGCGACACATGATTTTAATGAAACGATGGTTAACCAGTTTGATGAACTCGTTGCAGCCAAAGGCTACCCCTGGAAGCTGAAGGATATTCTCCCTGAGGTTAATCTTTCAGGTCAACAGGCAGGTGTACTCACCGCAGCAGGTGCCAAGATCCTAGATAAATCCGAAAACCTGCAGCCGGGTATTCCGCTTTGTCCTCCAGAAGGTGATGCGGGAACAGGGATGGTGGCCACGAACAGTGTGAGAAAACGGACGGGTAATGTCTCTGTAGGAACTTCAGTTTTTGCCATGCTCGTACTGGAACAGGAGCTTTCCGCGGTATATCCGGAGATCGATATGGTAACTACGCCGAATGGTAATCCGGTCGGAATGGTTCATGCCAACAACTGCTCTAGTGATATCAACGCCTGGCTGGGCTTGTTCCGTGAATTCTATGAAGCCATGGGACAGAAGGCGGATGTCAATCATTTGTACGGTGTGATGTTCAATAAGGCTTTAGAGGCAGATCCGGACGGCGGCGGCTTGCTGAGCTATGGTTATTTCTCTGGAGAGAATATCACAGGTATCGAAAAGGGCCGGCCGCTGTTTGTCCGTTCCCCTGAGAGCCGTTTCAATCTGGCTAACTTCATGCGCACTCATCTGTTTACAGCTTTTGGCGCTTTAAAAATCGGAATGGACATTCTGACCAAACGCGAAAATGTAGCCATTGACAGCATTCTGGCACACGGCGGTTTATTTAAAACTCCGATAGTCGGGCAAAAAATTGTTGCAGCTGCGCTGAATGTACCTGTATCCGTAATGTCGACAGCCGGTGAAGGCGGAGCATGGGGGATGGCCATTCTGGCTTCTTACATGAGTAACAAGGAACAGCAGGAAAGCCTGGAAGACTTCCTCGACCAAAAAGTATTTAAAGATGCTGAGGGCCAGGAAATTTACCCTGACGGTTCAGATGTTAAGGGCTTTGAGACATTTATGGAACGCTACACTCAGGGTCTGGCCATTGAGCAGGCTGCTGTAGATAATCTAGTGGAGAATTGGAGGGGTTAG
- the araA gene encoding L-arabinose isomerase → MSTAGTKVFWFVVGSQHLYGEEALAEVKANAQVMTDALNESGVLPYPLVLQDLAVSADKITTLMKEVNYRDEVAGVITWMHTFSPAKMWIRGTKLLQKPLLHLATQYNESIPWATIDMDFMNLNQAAHGDREYGFINARLKKQNKVVVGYWGRAEVQKQIAEWMDVAVAYNESFTIKVARFGDNMRNVGVTEGDKVEAQIQFGWTVDYFGIGDLVQYVNAVKEEEIDALFAEYAELYDFEYGSYSKEAWEASVKVQASYEIALKRFLDNGGYTAFTTNFEDLYGMKQLPGLAVQRLMAQGYGFAGEGDWKTAALDRLLKVMSHNQNTGFMEDYTYELAAGQESILQSHMLEVDPTLASNKPKVLVSPLGIGDREDPARLVFDGKAGDGVVVSMADFGTHYKLLINEVTAFEPTVPAPNLPVARVLWNVKPNFQDGVKAWIENGGGHHTVVSLNLTTDQIVTYAKLVNLEYVVIK, encoded by the coding sequence ATGTCAACTGCAGGAACAAAAGTATTCTGGTTTGTCGTAGGTTCACAACATCTGTACGGGGAAGAAGCACTCGCAGAAGTTAAAGCTAATGCACAAGTAATGACGGATGCCCTGAATGAAAGCGGCGTTCTGCCATACCCGCTGGTATTGCAGGATCTGGCAGTTAGTGCAGACAAAATTACTACCCTCATGAAGGAAGTTAACTATCGTGACGAGGTTGCCGGGGTTATTACCTGGATGCATACTTTCTCCCCTGCAAAAATGTGGATCCGCGGGACTAAATTACTGCAGAAGCCGCTGCTTCATCTGGCCACGCAATACAATGAAAGTATTCCTTGGGCTACCATCGATATGGACTTCATGAACCTCAATCAGGCTGCTCATGGTGACCGTGAATATGGATTTATCAATGCCCGTCTGAAAAAACAGAATAAAGTGGTAGTAGGGTACTGGGGACGCGCAGAAGTTCAGAAGCAAATCGCAGAATGGATGGATGTAGCGGTTGCTTACAACGAAAGCTTCACGATCAAAGTTGCACGTTTTGGCGATAACATGCGCAACGTTGGCGTAACGGAAGGCGATAAGGTAGAAGCGCAGATTCAATTTGGCTGGACCGTTGACTACTTCGGCATCGGCGATCTTGTTCAGTACGTAAATGCTGTAAAGGAAGAAGAAATTGATGCTCTGTTTGCTGAGTATGCTGAACTTTATGATTTCGAATATGGATCATACAGCAAGGAAGCCTGGGAAGCCAGCGTAAAAGTTCAGGCGAGTTATGAAATTGCCCTCAAACGCTTCCTGGATAACGGCGGCTATACAGCCTTCACAACGAACTTTGAAGATCTCTACGGAATGAAACAGCTTCCAGGTCTGGCCGTTCAGCGTCTGATGGCACAAGGATACGGTTTCGCCGGAGAAGGAGACTGGAAGACTGCAGCACTCGATCGTCTGTTGAAAGTAATGAGCCATAACCAGAACACCGGTTTCATGGAAGATTATACTTATGAATTGGCCGCAGGCCAAGAATCGATTCTGCAATCCCACATGCTTGAGGTTGACCCGACACTGGCCAGCAATAAACCTAAGGTTCTCGTATCCCCGCTCGGTATCGGCGACCGTGAAGATCCGGCCCGTCTGGTGTTTGACGGTAAGGCAGGAGATGGCGTGGTTGTTTCCATGGCTGACTTCGGCACGCATTACAAACTGCTGATCAATGAGGTTACTGCCTTTGAACCGACAGTTCCTGCTCCAAATCTTCCTGTAGCCCGTGTACTGTGGAACGTAAAGCCAAACTTCCAGGACGGGGTTAAAGCATGGATTGAAAACGGCGGCGGTCACCACACTGTGGTTTCCTTGAATCTGACGACAGATCAAATCGTTACTTATGCTAAGCTGGTTAACCTGGAATACGTAGTTATTAAATAA
- a CDS encoding GNAT family N-acetyltransferase, producing MTKMKDFSKAQIDPIHRLEQLCKTYDCSSLRVGLESLKEIDGDEAFLCHTGNQIIGFLSWYTSDGKEANINGMVHPDYRRQGIFRGLLEHAASDMQTQGIETYRFRIPANSEPGMECIRYLGADFATSEFTMMLNRGQVEDSLLLGHSIDLRLEQAADFEFMVSCSTLAFGDSESWSRSYLTRTKGPERITYIAMESMILVGMIRINYLAAGLAVIHDFCVLPAYQGKGLGGEILSAAVKLLLDQKDVRVRLGVITHNRRALNLYQRAGFEISAESHYYVIAAEKF from the coding sequence ATGACTAAAATGAAGGACTTTTCCAAAGCTCAAATTGATCCAATCCACAGACTGGAACAATTATGCAAGACATATGATTGTTCGAGTTTAAGAGTGGGCTTAGAAAGTCTTAAAGAAATTGACGGTGATGAAGCCTTTCTGTGCCATACCGGTAACCAGATCATCGGATTCCTCAGCTGGTATACCTCGGATGGGAAGGAAGCGAATATTAATGGTATGGTCCACCCGGACTACCGCCGCCAGGGTATATTTCGCGGATTACTGGAACATGCCGCCTCAGACATGCAGACACAGGGCATCGAAACTTACCGCTTCAGGATTCCGGCCAATTCTGAGCCTGGTATGGAGTGTATTCGGTATCTGGGCGCTGATTTTGCAACTTCTGAATTTACCATGATGCTAAATCGCGGACAAGTGGAAGACTCTTTGCTACTCGGTCACTCCATAGATCTGCGGCTTGAGCAGGCTGCCGATTTTGAGTTCATGGTTAGCTGCTCCACCCTGGCGTTTGGCGATTCAGAATCATGGTCCAGAAGTTATTTAACACGTACTAAAGGACCGGAACGGATCACTTACATTGCAATGGAGAGCATGATTCTGGTCGGAATGATCAGAATCAATTACCTGGCAGCAGGTCTTGCTGTCATTCATGATTTTTGTGTGCTTCCTGCATACCAGGGCAAAGGGCTGGGTGGTGAAATCCTTAGTGCGGCAGTTAAACTCTTGCTGGATCAGAAGGATGTTCGGGTGCGTCTTGGAGTCATCACTCACAATAGGCGGGCATTGAATCTGTATCAGAGAGCAGGATTTGAGATCTCTGCGGAGTCTCATTATTATGTGATCGCGGCGGAAAAATTCTAA
- a CDS encoding SDR family oxidoreductase, which translates to MTVQKLAGKVAIVTGGGSGIGRASVLEFARNGAKVVMLDRTPEHAEKVKRQIEQEGGEAVVIACDIEHPQQVEEAVKQAAEKWRRLDIVFANAGINGAMTPIETMDIEAWDQTIHINLRGTFATVKYAIPYMKEKGGSILINSSINGNRVFSNIGFSAYSTTKAGQVAFMKMAALELAQYKIRVNAICPGAITTNIDDNTYPSDDLKEVQIEVNFPDGGQPLEDGPGRPDQVARLALFLASEDSDHITGTEIYCDGAESLLHG; encoded by the coding sequence ATGACAGTTCAAAAGCTTGCAGGCAAGGTAGCGATTGTAACAGGCGGGGGTTCGGGTATCGGACGGGCATCGGTGCTGGAATTCGCAAGAAACGGTGCTAAGGTCGTAATGCTAGACCGTACTCCGGAACATGCCGAAAAAGTAAAACGGCAGATCGAACAGGAAGGCGGGGAAGCCGTTGTGATTGCCTGTGATATCGAGCACCCGCAGCAGGTGGAAGAAGCGGTGAAACAGGCTGCCGAGAAGTGGAGGCGGCTGGATATCGTCTTTGCCAATGCCGGCATTAACGGGGCGATGACACCGATTGAGACGATGGATATCGAAGCCTGGGACCAGACGATTCATATTAATCTCCGTGGAACGTTTGCGACAGTCAAATATGCGATCCCATATATGAAGGAGAAAGGCGGCAGCATTCTGATCAACAGCTCGATCAACGGCAACCGCGTATTCTCAAATATCGGATTTTCGGCATACAGCACGACTAAGGCAGGCCAGGTTGCTTTTATGAAAATGGCGGCACTGGAGCTGGCTCAATACAAAATCAGGGTCAATGCCATCTGCCCGGGTGCGATCACTACCAATATTGATGACAACACCTATCCATCCGACGATCTGAAAGAAGTGCAGATTGAAGTGAACTTTCCGGATGGCGGACAGCCGCTGGAGGATGGACCCGGACGGCCTGATCAGGTGGCCAGACTGGCACTGTTCCTGGCTTCAGAAGATTCAGATCACATTACGGGTACGGAAATCTATTGCGACGGCGCAGAATCGCTCCTGCATGGCTAG
- a CDS encoding ABC transporter permease: protein MYNSMLGAVEMGLLYAFMALGVYITFRILDFPDLTVDGSFTTGGAIAAVMITNGYSPWLATLCALAGGMLAGMCTGLLHTKGKINGLLSGILMMIALYSINLRILGKPNVSLMGETTLFSSINPLLVMPFVVILVKVLMDLFLRTDLGLALRATGDNARMIRSFGVNTDTTTILGISLSNGMVALSGALIAQYSTFADSSMGIGMIVIGLASVIIGEAIFGARSVFRATLAAVLGSIVYRIVVALALRVPWLEASDLKLITAIIVIIALLFPSLQRYLKTKNTARRRTAELEDLALRNKKGGAADAKA from the coding sequence ATGTATAATTCAATGCTTGGAGCCGTGGAAATGGGCCTCTTGTATGCTTTTATGGCTTTAGGGGTTTATATTACGTTCCGGATTCTCGATTTCCCGGATTTAACCGTGGATGGAAGCTTTACAACCGGCGGTGCAATTGCCGCTGTGATGATTACAAACGGTTATTCACCATGGCTGGCTACTCTTTGTGCGCTGGCAGGAGGTATGCTGGCCGGCATGTGTACAGGCCTGCTGCATACCAAAGGTAAGATTAACGGACTGCTGTCAGGGATACTGATGATGATTGCGCTTTATTCGATCAACCTGCGGATATTAGGCAAACCGAATGTTTCGCTGATGGGGGAAACAACATTATTCAGCTCGATTAACCCGCTGCTTGTAATGCCGTTTGTTGTGATCCTGGTTAAGGTTCTAATGGATCTGTTTCTGCGGACGGACCTGGGACTCGCTCTGCGGGCAACAGGAGACAATGCGCGGATGATCCGCAGCTTTGGCGTGAACACCGATACTACGACTATTCTCGGCATCAGCCTGTCGAACGGGATGGTGGCGCTCTCGGGCGCACTAATCGCCCAGTATTCCACTTTTGCCGATTCATCTATGGGTATAGGAATGATTGTTATCGGTCTGGCCTCGGTAATTATCGGGGAAGCTATCTTTGGAGCACGTAGCGTATTCCGGGCCACATTGGCTGCAGTTCTCGGCTCTATCGTGTACCGGATTGTTGTCGCACTGGCTCTGAGAGTTCCTTGGCTAGAGGCCTCCGATCTGAAACTGATTACAGCCATTATTGTCATTATTGCACTGCTGTTCCCTTCCCTTCAGCGTTATCTGAAAACGAAGAATACAGCACGCAGGCGTACGGCCGAGCTTGAAGATCTGGCGTTGCGCAACAAGAAAGGGGGAGCAGCTGATGCTAAAGCTTGA
- a CDS encoding ABC transporter substrate-binding protein, with the protein MKKKNIWAGLSLCLMLVAAGCGNNNAANTENAANAGNSPATTTNAPANAGANDAKSYKIAISQYVEHPSLDATREGFLAALKDAGIVEGENLKVDLENAQADQANNLSIAQKIAGDKNDLVLAIATPSAQSIVQNVKDTPILFAAVTDPLDAKIVTDLEHPGGNVSGASDTNPEAITTLMNFIATQFPNVKKLGLVINEGEPNAVVMADIAKKELDKHGIELVKAAITNTSEVKQAAESLVGRVDAFYITLDNSVVSGVDAIIQTANDNKIPFFSADRDTVEKGAFATVGFKYYDHGYQVGEMAVEVLKNGTSPGDMKVTMQEKLDLILNLKAAAAQGIEVTDAMKAEVADQASNIIQ; encoded by the coding sequence ATGAAGAAAAAGAATATTTGGGCAGGCTTAAGCCTGTGCTTGATGCTCGTAGCAGCAGGCTGCGGAAACAACAATGCAGCGAACACAGAAAATGCTGCTAACGCTGGGAATTCACCGGCAACAACTACCAATGCCCCTGCTAATGCCGGAGCTAACGACGCCAAATCCTATAAAATTGCAATCTCCCAATATGTTGAGCATCCTTCGCTGGATGCCACACGTGAAGGGTTCCTGGCCGCACTCAAGGACGCCGGAATCGTAGAAGGCGAGAACCTTAAGGTGGATCTTGAGAATGCTCAGGCCGATCAGGCTAACAACCTGTCCATCGCGCAGAAGATTGCCGGAGATAAGAATGATCTTGTCCTGGCGATTGCTACACCGTCAGCCCAATCAATTGTACAGAATGTGAAAGACACCCCAATTTTGTTTGCAGCTGTTACTGATCCGCTGGATGCCAAGATTGTTACTGACCTGGAGCATCCGGGCGGCAATGTATCCGGAGCATCTGATACGAATCCGGAAGCTATCACCACGCTGATGAACTTCATAGCAACGCAGTTCCCTAACGTGAAGAAGCTGGGGCTAGTGATTAATGAAGGCGAGCCCAATGCAGTCGTCATGGCTGATATTGCCAAGAAAGAGCTGGACAAACACGGCATCGAGCTGGTGAAGGCGGCGATCACGAATACTTCCGAAGTGAAGCAGGCTGCAGAGTCCCTCGTCGGCCGTGTGGATGCCTTCTATATCACCCTTGATAACTCCGTCGTGAGCGGTGTGGATGCAATCATCCAGACGGCAAATGACAACAAGATTCCTTTCTTCTCGGCTGACCGCGACACCGTAGAGAAAGGCGCTTTTGCTACAGTCGGCTTTAAGTATTATGATCATGGCTACCAGGTTGGTGAAATGGCTGTTGAAGTGCTTAAGAACGGTACCAGCCCTGGAGATATGAAAGTGACGATGCAAGAGAAGCTGGACTTGATTCTTAACCTGAAGGCAGCAGCTGCCCAGGGTATAGAAGTCACAGATGCCATGAAAGCTGAAGTCGCCGATCAGGCAAGCAATATCATTCAATAA
- a CDS encoding ABC transporter ATP-binding protein has translation MLKLDNVSKLFNPGTPDEKIALFGIDLELRAGDFVTIIGSNGAGKSTLMNVISGVMRPDLGEARIDGSSISHLPEFQRARWIGRVFQDPMAGTTPHMTIEENLAMAYKRGQKRGLSFGVNAARRSMFREQLSRLGIGLENRLRAKVGLLSGGERQALSLLMATFTQPQILLLDEHTAALDPARAELITKLTESIVREMKLTTLMVTHNMEQAIRLGNRLIMMDKGSVILDIDEERKKDLTVERLLGEFEAISGHKLADDRMMLG, from the coding sequence ATGCTAAAGCTTGATAATGTCTCCAAGCTGTTCAATCCCGGCACACCCGATGAGAAAATCGCGCTGTTCGGCATTGATCTGGAGCTTCGTGCCGGAGATTTCGTGACGATTATCGGAAGCAACGGAGCAGGCAAGTCTACGCTGATGAATGTGATTTCCGGCGTGATGCGGCCGGATCTGGGCGAAGCCCGGATCGATGGAAGCTCTATCAGCCACTTGCCGGAGTTCCAGCGGGCCCGCTGGATCGGGCGGGTCTTCCAGGACCCGATGGCCGGAACAACGCCGCATATGACCATTGAAGAGAACTTGGCGATGGCTTACAAGAGAGGCCAGAAGCGCGGGCTATCCTTTGGCGTTAATGCCGCCAGACGATCTATGTTCCGCGAACAGCTGAGCCGCCTGGGTATCGGGCTGGAGAACCGGCTGCGCGCCAAAGTGGGACTTCTGTCCGGCGGGGAGCGGCAGGCGCTCAGCCTGCTGATGGCGACCTTTACCCAGCCGCAAATTTTGCTGCTGGATGAGCATACGGCAGCGCTCGATCCTGCCCGTGCGGAACTGATTACCAAGCTGACCGAATCCATCGTCCGCGAGATGAAGCTCACGACGCTGATGGTTACCCATAACATGGAACAAGCAATCCGGCTGGGTAACCGTCTGATCATGATGGATAAAGGATCGGTTATTCTGGATATTGATGAAGAGCGAAAGAAGGATCTGACTGTAGAACGTCTGCTTGGCGAGTTTGAAGCGATCAGCGGACACAAGCTGGCGGATGACCGGATGATGCTCGGCTAA
- a CDS encoding L-ribulose-5-phosphate 4-epimerase, translated as MLEQLKEEVFQANLDLPKHGLVKYTWGNVSAVDRESRLFVIKPSGVNYDVMKPSDMVVVDFDGNVVEGEMRPSSDTPTHAVLYKHYEEIGGIVHTHSTWATIWAQAGLDVPVMGTTHADTFYGSVPCARFLTQEEIDRGYEAETGRVIIETFEQRGLDILAVPGVLLKGHAPFTWGKDAKSAVMNSVVLEEVSKMNLFARQLNSFAEELPQRILDKHYLRKHGKDAYYGQK; from the coding sequence GTGTTAGAGCAACTGAAGGAAGAAGTATTTCAGGCGAATCTGGATTTGCCTAAACATGGACTCGTAAAATACACCTGGGGGAACGTGAGCGCCGTTGACCGTGAAAGCCGTTTATTTGTTATCAAACCCAGCGGCGTAAATTACGATGTAATGAAGCCTAGTGACATGGTGGTTGTTGATTTTGACGGCAATGTCGTTGAAGGGGAGATGAGACCTTCATCAGATACACCGACACATGCCGTATTGTATAAGCATTACGAGGAGATCGGCGGTATTGTGCATACTCATTCGACCTGGGCGACTATTTGGGCTCAAGCAGGCCTGGATGTACCTGTTATGGGGACTACTCATGCAGATACCTTCTATGGTTCTGTGCCTTGTGCCCGGTTCTTAACCCAAGAGGAGATTGACCGTGGTTATGAAGCGGAAACAGGCCGTGTCATCATTGAGACGTTTGAGCAGCGCGGGCTGGATATTTTAGCAGTACCCGGTGTTCTGCTTAAAGGCCATGCTCCTTTCACCTGGGGCAAGGATGCAAAATCCGCAGTCATGAACAGTGTTGTGCTCGAAGAGGTTTCGAAAATGAATCTGTTCGCAAGACAATTGAACAGCTTCGCTGAGGAATTGCCGCAGCGTATTCTGGATAAGCACTATTTGCGCAAACACGGGAAAGACGCCTACTACGGGCAGAAGTAA
- a CDS encoding GntR family transcriptional regulator: protein MKPKYQVILEDIKSNILSGTYSVGNQIPTESALQEMYQVSRQTVRKAILELANEGFLRSEKGSGTYVSNQFRSKTGGNSNKKTIGVITTYISDYIFPSIIRGIESRLNEDDYSLLLASTNNDVAQEKKALEMMLSFGVDGLIIEPTKSNLYNPNIAYYLTFKEQDVPFIMINAYYEELEVPFFCLDDVQSSYLATKELISNGHTQIGIIAKMDDLQGKYRMKGYIKALGEAKLRFHPEQVLSFYTETKQELSANLKTFLTENRGGITAIVCYNDEVGLEAVQVCRQLDISVPGELSIIGQDNSYIAKNANITLTTLTHPQEQMGRDAADWVIKKLQGKKDLRDQTYYQPVLVEGETVRKR from the coding sequence GTGAAACCGAAGTATCAGGTCATACTTGAGGATATAAAAAGCAATATTCTATCAGGAACATACAGCGTAGGGAACCAGATCCCGACGGAATCCGCACTGCAGGAGATGTACCAAGTCAGCCGGCAGACGGTACGAAAAGCGATTTTGGAGCTGGCAAACGAAGGTTTCCTGCGAAGCGAGAAAGGCTCAGGCACTTATGTGAGCAACCAGTTCCGCTCCAAAACCGGCGGGAATTCCAATAAGAAAACAATCGGGGTCATCACAACCTACATCTCTGATTACATCTTCCCCTCCATTATCCGCGGGATTGAGTCCAGATTGAACGAAGATGATTATTCCTTGCTGCTGGCCAGTACAAATAATGATGTCGCCCAGGAAAAGAAAGCTTTGGAGATGATGCTGTCCTTTGGGGTGGACGGTCTGATCATAGAACCTACGAAAAGTAACCTGTACAATCCCAACATTGCCTACTACCTGACATTCAAAGAACAGGATGTCCCGTTCATCATGATTAATGCTTATTATGAGGAATTGGAGGTTCCTTTCTTTTGCCTCGATGACGTTCAATCCAGCTACCTGGCTACTAAGGAATTGATCTCTAACGGGCACACACAGATTGGCATCATTGCCAAAATGGATGATTTGCAGGGAAAATACCGGATGAAAGGCTACATCAAAGCCCTCGGAGAAGCCAAGCTACGGTTCCACCCGGAACAGGTGCTTTCCTTCTATACAGAGACGAAGCAGGAACTGTCCGCCAACTTAAAAACCTTTCTCACTGAAAATAGAGGCGGGATAACTGCAATTGTGTGTTATAACGATGAGGTTGGCTTGGAGGCCGTACAGGTGTGCAGACAACTTGATATTTCGGTTCCCGGAGAGTTGTCCATTATTGGCCAGGATAATTCTTATATTGCCAAAAATGCGAACATCACACTGACGACCTTGACCCACCCTCAGGAACAAATGGGGCGGGATGCCGCCGACTGGGTTATAAAGAAGCTGCAGGGAAAAAAGGATCTGCGCGATCAAACCTACTATCAGCCTGTGCTGGTTGAAGGCGAGACGGTAAGGAAAAGATAA